One genomic window of Mesotoga sp. BH458_6_3_2_1 includes the following:
- a CDS encoding serine O-acetyltransferase, with the protein MNENFSNEISQRVSKAYEQIAKTHCSSKSFSLGHIKLKTIELIHLIRKTFCPQLSHTRTVDGQGLLSEGLNTLREMIMEIRPELGEEGASQVVKEFLAELPSIAVALVKDVRAAYEGDPAAKSVEEIMIAYPAYEAISTYRLAHILYKLDVPLIPRIMTEYAHQKTGIDIHPGAAIGNYFFIDHGTGVVIGETCTIGNHVKIYQGVTLGAKSFELDENGNPIKGIKRHPDIGNHVVIYAGATVLGGNTVVGDNCVIGGNVWLVHSLKPGEKIYNNP; encoded by the coding sequence ATGAATGAAAATTTCAGCAATGAGATTTCACAACGAGTCTCAAAAGCATACGAACAAATCGCCAAGACTCATTGCTCCTCAAAGTCTTTCTCACTTGGACATATAAAGCTAAAGACGATAGAGCTCATTCATCTTATTCGAAAAACCTTCTGCCCACAGCTTTCACATACGCGAACCGTTGACGGCCAAGGACTACTATCTGAGGGTTTGAATACACTAAGGGAAATGATTATGGAAATACGACCTGAATTGGGAGAAGAAGGAGCAAGTCAAGTTGTGAAGGAGTTTTTGGCTGAACTCCCTTCCATTGCTGTGGCACTAGTCAAAGACGTGCGGGCCGCATACGAAGGGGACCCCGCCGCCAAATCAGTAGAAGAAATCATGATTGCTTACCCTGCCTACGAAGCGATCAGCACTTATAGACTAGCACACATTCTTTACAAACTGGACGTTCCACTAATTCCCAGGATAATGACGGAGTATGCGCATCAGAAGACCGGGATAGATATTCACCCGGGTGCAGCAATCGGAAATTACTTCTTTATTGACCACGGCACAGGAGTTGTAATAGGAGAGACTTGTACAATCGGAAACCATGTAAAAATCTATCAGGGAGTTACTCTCGGGGCCAAGAGCTTCGAACTCGACGAGAATGGAAATCCGATTAAGGGAATAAAACGTCATCCAGACATCGGTAACCATGTCGTGATATACGCTGGAGCGACTGTGCTTGGTGGGAACACCGTGGTGGGAGACAACTGTGTGATAGGCGGCAACGTCTGGCTAGTTCATTCGCTGAAGCCGGGAGAAAAGATCTACAACAATCCATGA
- a CDS encoding HepT-like ribonuclease domain-containing protein — MNDIINEIDQIADFRREVRNADEFTADKKTVRATIRSLEIIGKAVKRLPSEVIDKHPEILQRSIAGMRDTLIHEYFGVNLALCEIRFKKTFRH; from the coding sequence ATCAATGACATAATAAACGAAATAGATCAGATTGCAGACTTTCGCAGGGAAGTCAGGAACGCAGACGAGTTCACAGCTGACAAGAAGACCGTTCGAGCTACAATCAGAAGCCTTGAGATAATCGGCAAGGCAGTCAAGAGACTTCCGAGCGAAGTAATTGACAAGCATCCCGAAATTCTCCAAAGAAGCATTGCGGGAATGAGAGACACATTGATTCACGAGTACTTCGGCGTGAACCTAGCTTTGTGTGAAATACGATTCAAAAAGACCTTCCGCCACTAG
- a CDS encoding nucleotidyltransferase family protein, which translates to MISLDRIRAVLRDRMPYFRSQYYVESLRVFGSYARGEQKKDSDLGLLVRFDNTAPLTLIDYIDLRNELSSLLSVNVDLVDESTLKPLIGESILREAVEI; encoded by the coding sequence ATGATCTCTCTCGATCGGATCAGGGCTGTTCTCAGGGACAGAATGCCCTATTTCAGATCGCAATATTATGTTGAGTCGTTGAGAGTATTTGGTTCCTATGCGCGAGGTGAACAGAAGAAGGATAGCGACCTGGGTCTTCTTGTACGATTTGACAATACTGCGCCGCTGACGCTTATTGACTATATTGACCTCAGAAATGAGCTCTCTAGCCTTTTATCGGTTAACGTAGATCTAGTAGACGAAAGCACTCTTAAACCGTTGATCGGGGAAAGCATTCTAAGAGAGGCAGTAGAAATTTGA